CGATGCGCTCTGGTCGGCGCACCAGGACGGCGGCAAGCTCGCAGCGGCCGGCCTCGCCAGCGGCGATGGCGTCCGCCAGCCGCCGGCCAATCGCTCCGAAACCGATCAGGCCCACCCGGAGCGGCTGAGGTGTCTGGTGATCCCTGGTGTCGGTCATCGGCGGCATCCTTTCAAGCGCAACAGCGAGCCTGCGGCTGACAGCGGAGAGCGCTCCACCTCAGGAGCCGCAGGCCAAGGATACTCTGTTGCCGGCAGCCGACACGATGGGGCTGACCGCCGGCCGCGTGTCCGATCGCCGCGCCCCGGGGGGCGGGCTGGTGCGGGGCCGCGTGGCGCGGAGCGGGCCGCCTCAGCCTCCGAGGCGAGCCAGCCCGACAGCGATCTCCGCGCCCACCCGTGCGTTGTTCTCCAGCAGGGCGAGGTTGGCGGCGATGCTCTCGCCGCCGGTCGCCTCGGCGATGGCCGAGAGCAGGAATGGGGTGGTGGCAGGGCCGCGCAGACCGCGCCGCTCGGCCTCGGCCAGGGCGTCCGCCAGGGCCAGTTCGATGCGCTCGTTTTCGAGCGTCTGGCCGGCCGGGGGCGGCACGCCGACCAAGACGCCAGCGCCCGTACCCAGGCGCCAGCCGGCCAGCGCGATGCGGGCTGCGTCCCCCGCGGTTTCGACGCGCGCCGTGACGGGCAGGCCGCTGGCGGCGGCGTAGAAGGCCGGCAGCTCATCCGTCTGCCAGCCGAGGATCGGGACGCCGGCCGTCTCCAACACCTCGACAGTGCGCGGCAGATCGAGCAGGGCCTTCGCGCCCGCGCAGACCACGATGGCCTGACTCCTCGCCAGCTCGACGAGGTCGCCGGAGATGTCGAAGGTCAGCTCTGCGCCCCGGTGCACACCTCCGATGCCGCCCGTCGCCAGGACACGCAGCCCCGTCAGCCCCATCAGCGTCAGGGTGCCGGCGACGGTCGTCGCGCCGTGCTCGCCGCGCGCCACGGCCACGGCGATGTCGCGGCGGCTGCACTTGCGGACCGTGCCAGCGGAGGCCGTCGCCAGCGTCTCCAGTTCGGCGGCGCTCAGCCCGACAATCGGCTGGCCGCTGATGATCCCGCAGGTCGCCGGCGTCGCCCCGCCGGCCCGCACGACCGCTTCAAGTCGCCGGGCGATCTCCAGGTTCCGCGGGTGCGGCAGCCCGTGCGAGATCAACGTCGATTCGAGCGCGACGACGGGCCGACCCTCGTCGAGGGCTGCGCGGACTTCGTCGACGACCTGGATGGCAGGCCGATGGTCAGACATGGCCCGGATTATGGCAGGCGGCCGTCGCCGTGGGAAGCGCCGCGCGACGGGGCTGGCGCGGCCCTGCTCAGTCGTCCACGATCTCACGGCCGGTGATCGATGGCTCGCCCCGCATCGACGCGCGCCGCGAGGGAGACCGGAGCCACTGAAGCACGACGAACCCGGAGACCGCCGTCAGGATCGAGACGAGGTAGAGCCCCGAGCCGGCCATCATGCCGACCGCCGCCGCGAACCAGATGGTGGCGGCGGTCGTCAGGCCGCGCACGGTGGACGGCGTGCGCCAGATGGTGCCCGCGCCCAGGAAGCCGATACCGGTGACGATCTGGGCGGCGACGCGTGCAGGGTCGCGCACGGTGCCCTGATCGACGAAGCCGTACACCGACACCAGCGTGAAGGCTGCCGAGCCGGCGGTCACCATCATGAACGTGCGGAGGCCGGCCGGCCGGCCGGCGCGCTCACGCTCCCAGCCGAGCAGACCGCCGAGTGCGAAGGCCAGGAACATGCGCCAGACCATCTCGAGGTCGTTCGGAAAGATGGTGAAGAGCTGCGTATCGAGCAAAGGCATCACAGACCGCCATGGTCAGCATGAAGGCGATATGGTAGCCGTGCCGACCACCAGAAGGCGAACGGGTGGCGAAGCAGGGCGATTGCATGTTGATGTCGTCGTGCAGCCTTGTCGGGGCCTGAAAGCCCCGCCTACGATCCTGCAGTCGCTGCGCGACGCTCCAGGCTCGCCAGCCCCAGCCGTTCCCGACGGCCGTCGCGCAGCGACTGAATGCGTGTAGGCGGGGACTTCAGTTCCCGACTGCCCGTTCCATGATACTTCGGGTACACCAATGAACATGCAATCGCCCTGCGTCGTGCCGCCGCGTCGGGGCTTGAAAGCCCCGCCTACGATCCTGCAGTCGCTGCGCGACGCTCCAGTCGCACCAGTGCCTGCCATTCCCGACGGCCGTCGCGCAGCGACTGCATGCGTGTAGGCGGGGACTTCAGTCCCCGACCGCCCGTTCCATGATGCTTCGGGGACACCAATGAACATGCAATCGCCCTGCGTCGTGCAGCCCGGGCGAGCGCCCGGCGGCGAGGAACGCGCGACAACAACACCAATGAACATGCAATCGCCCTGCGTCGTGCCGCCTCGTCGGGGCTTGAAAGCCCCGCCTACGATCCTGCAGTCGCTGCGCGACGCTCCAGGCTCGCCAGCCCCAGCCGTTCCCGACGGCCGTCGCGCAGCGACTGCATGCGTGTAGGCGGGGACTTCAGTCCCCGACTGCTCATTTGACGGTGTTTCGGGAACACAGACGACTATGCAATCGCCCCGCGAGGGCCGAAGGTCGATGCCTGGAGGGCAAAGGTCATGCGCCGTGCGGCTACCGGCCGCGTGGCGGCCGGCCCCGCACTGGCCGGGTTGGCGCGGGTCGCCAGCCGCTCTCTCCTGAGTCCAGCCGGTACGGTGGCACGTCGAGCGGCCAGACATCGCAGAGACGCGGGTCGAGCATGCGCGACTCGATGCGCGGATCCTGCTCTTTGAGGGTCAGGTTGCTGGTGATGACCGTTGGCAGCTCGGCGTTGTAGCGGTAGTTCAACAGCTGGAACAGCTTCTCCTGCGCCCAGGACGTGCCGCTCTGCGCGCCGAGGTCGTCCAGCACCAGCAGCGGGGCCGTCCGCACGGCCTCGAAGACCTTGTCGTAGCTGACCTTGCTGTCGGGAGCGTACGCCGAGCGCAGGTAGTCCAACAGGTCTGGCGCGGTGATGAAGTACGCCGTGTTCCCGCCGGCGCGGCGCTCGTTGGCGATGGCGGCGGCGAGGTGCGTCTTGCCAGTGCCTGGCAGCCCGAGCAGCACCAGCCAGCCGACGGGTTCGTTGGCGAACTCGCGGGTGCGCTTGTAGACGCGCCGCATCAGATCACGCTGGTGATCCTCGATGCCCATGCCGTCGGGTCGGAAGCTGGCGAAGGTCATCGACGCGAGCCGTTGCAGTGACAGGCCGCCGAGCCGCTCCAGCGAGGACGCTTCCCAGTCGTCAAGGATGGCGACGTTCGTCAGCGTCACGTCCATGATGCGGGTCTGGAGCCGCTCGTCCAGCTCCTCGGGGCGGAGGTTGGTGGTGATGATGGTTGGCAGCCGCCCGTTGTAGCGGTGGTTCAGCAACTGGAACAGCTTCTCCTGCGCCCAGGGCGTCCCGCTCTGGGTGCCGAGATCGTCCAGGATCAGCAAGGGCGCTTCACGAACGGACTCAAACAGCTCGTCGTAGCCGATGTCGCTGTTGGGGCTGAAGGCGGCGCGCAGGTGATCCAGCAGGTCCGGCACGACGGAGAAGATGACCGCCTCACCTTCGGCCAGCCGGATGTTGGCGATGGCCGCTGCGAGGTGGGTCTTGCCGCAGCCGGGCGGCCCGGCGATCAGCAGCCAGCCTTCTGGCACGTCGGCGTACGCCCGCGCGCGCGCCACGATACGCGCATAGCGCTCGCGGCGACGCGGATCGGTCGAGCGGCCTTCCGGCTCCAGGTTGTCGAAGGTCAGCCGGGTGAGCGGCCCCAGGTTGCTGAGTCGTTCGAGGCGGCTCTGCCGCCGCTCGGCCACCTCCTTGCGGCGGCACGGGCACACCACCAGTTGCCCGAAATCCGGGTGGCCGGCCTCGACATCACGGCGCAGGAAGCCGCGATCCTTGCACTTCGGGCAGGTTGGAGCGGGGTCCGCCGGCGGCTCAGCGCCGAGCGAGCCGGCCGTAGCGCCCTTCAAGGTACTGGCTGGAATCTGGAGGTGGACTAGGGCGTCGCGAAGTCGTTCCACTGCTCCCCCTTCCCTGGCTGGCCCAGGTTTCCAGGATGCGCCGCACGTACCGCCAGCTACGCTTGTTCTGCGCGACGGCCTCGCGGAATGCATCCTCTACCCAGGGCGCCGGATAGTTCTCGGCGGCCTCGCTCAACTCCTCCGCCAGGAGCGGGGTGAGCAACCCGATGTTCTGCTCGTACAGCTCGTAAATCGTTGCGCGTGCCGAGAGATCGGCTGGCTCGTGGGGGGCGGGCACGGGGCCAAGCTCGCCAAGCTGCCGCTCACCGTCCTCGATCTCCTGCACGATGCGCTCGTTCCCGCGCGTGTTGAGGAGGTAGCACTCGTCTTCGGTCGTGCCGTCGGTCACGCGGACGGCCAGCAGCGTGCCTCGGGCTACGGCGCGCGCCAACGCCTCGCTGACCGTCGCGTCGGCGTTGACGCCATGTCGCCCGCGTTCTCGTCCGAGCGCCTGGAGCAGGCCGGAGTCGGTCAGCAGGTGCGCACGCCGCACGAAGCGCGGCGGCCGGGGTTGCGCGTGCAGCAGGCGCAACACGTGCAGGAGCGTCTTCAACTCCGCCAGATCGTCGATCTCGCGCAGGAGCGTCCCGAACACTGCGCCCGGTACCGGGACCAGCTCCATGCGGTCCGGGAAGCCAGGGAAGCGCTTGCGCGGCGGGTTTGCCAGATCCGTCATCAGGGCCGCCCGCTCACTCGTGGTAGACCTCAAGGTCCAGAAACTTGGTCGTGCGCTGGTTGAACAGCAGCGAGACCTGACCTGTGGGGCCGTTGCGGTGCTTGGCGACGTGGATCTCGGCGATGCCCTGCTTCTCGCTCTCCTTGTTGTAGTAGTCGTCGCGGTAGATGAACATGACGAGGTCGGCGTCCTGCTCGATAGAGCCTGACTCCCGCAGGTCCGAGAGGATCGGGATCTTCGGGGAGCGCTGCTCGACGGCGCGCGACAACTGCGAGAGGGCGATAACAGGGACGTGCAGCTCACGCGCGAGGCCCTTGAGCTGCCTGGAGATCTCGGACATCTCCTGCACGCGGTTCATGCCGCCGCCACTGCTGCCGCCGGCCGTCATCAACTGGAGGTGATCCACAATCACCAGATCGAGTGGCACTTCGGCGTGCAGGCGTCGGGTCTTGGCGCGCAGGCTGGTGACCGAGATGCCCGGCGTATCGTCGATGTAGATCTGGGTCTCGGCCAGGACCCCGAGCGCGTGCCCCAGTTTGCGGCTCTCGGCCTCGGTCAGGTTGCCAGAACGCAGGCGGGTGGTCTCGATGCCGGACTCGGTGGCGAGCAGGCGCGCGGCCAGCTGTCCACCGGACATCTCCAGGCTGAAGACGGCGCTGGCGGCCCCGAACTTCAATCCTGCGTTTGCGGCTATCCCTAATGCGAGGCTGGTCTTACCCATCGCGGGCCGAGCGGCCAGGATGATCAGGTCCGAGCGCTGGAAGCCGCCGGCCGTGATCTTGTCGAGATCCACGAACCCCGACGGCACGCCGTACTTGATCCCCTCGCCCTCGCTCTGGAGAGAGAGCTGCTCCAGGTACTCGCGGAGGATGTCGCTCAGGGACGAAAAGTCGCGGTTGGCGCGCTTGTTGGAGACGTCGAACAGGATCTGCTCGCTCTTCTCCAGGGCCGTGTCGGTGTCGAACTGGTTCTGAAAGCCGATGGTGGCGATCTTGCCGCCGGCCGAGATCAGCCGGCGCATGAAGGCGTTGTCGGCGACGATCTTGGCGTAGTTTTCGGCGTGGATCGGCGTCGGCACCACGCCCAACAGCCCCGTCAGGTAGCTGACGCCGCCCACCTGATCGAGCGTCTGGGTGCGGTCCAGCTCGTCGATCAGCGTCAGGTAGTCGACGGGCTCGTGGCGCTCGTAGAGCGCGAGCATCGCCTCGTAGATCGTGCCGTTGCGCTCGCGATAGAAGTCGCGCGCTTCGAGGGCGCTGGAGACGCGGCCGATCACCTCACGGTCGAGGAGGACGCTCCCGAGGATCGCTTCCTCAGCCTCGACGTTATGCGGCGGCAGCCGCTCCGGCTGCTCGTCAAACCGGAGGCGTTCAATAGCCACGGGGTGCTGCTCTTCCTGCCGGCGAACGGCGGCTTACTTGGCCGGCTGGACGTCAACCTTCACGACGGCGCTGACGGCGCGATGCAGGCGGATGGTAACCTCGTGGGTACCGAGCTGGCGGATCGGATCGGCCAGCTCGATCTTGCGCTTGTCGATGGCCTGCCCGAGGTGGGCCGAGAGCTGATCGGCGATGTCGCTGCTGGTGATCGAGCCGTACAGCCGCCCCTGGTCTCCGACCTTCGCGGTCAGGACGACGGGGGCCTGAGTGAGGCGATCAGCCAGCTCACGGGCGGCGGCCTCCTCGGCAGCGGCCTTCTTCTGGGCTGACGCCTTC
The sequence above is a segment of the Chloroflexota bacterium genome. Coding sequences within it:
- a CDS encoding pseudouridine-5'-phosphate glycosidase, giving the protein MSDHRPAIQVVDEVRAALDEGRPVVALESTLISHGLPHPRNLEIARRLEAVVRAGGATPATCGIISGQPIVGLSAAELETLATASAGTVRKCSRRDIAVAVARGEHGATTVAGTLTLMGLTGLRVLATGGIGGVHRGAELTFDISGDLVELARSQAIVVCAGAKALLDLPRTVEVLETAGVPILGWQTDELPAFYAAASGLPVTARVETAGDAARIALAGWRLGTGAGVLVGVPPPAGQTLENERIELALADALAEAERRGLRGPATTPFLLSAIAEATGGESIAANLALLENNARVGAEIAVGLARLGG
- a CDS encoding MgtC/SapB family protein, whose product is MPLLDTQLFTIFPNDLEMVWRMFLAFALGGLLGWERERAGRPAGLRTFMMVTAGSAAFTLVSVYGFVDQGTVRDPARVAAQIVTGIGFLGAGTIWRTPSTVRGLTTAATIWFAAAVGMMAGSGLYLVSILTAVSGFVVLQWLRSPSRRASMRGEPSITGREIVDD
- a CDS encoding ATP-binding protein, producing the protein MKGATAGSLGAEPPADPAPTCPKCKDRGFLRRDVEAGHPDFGQLVVCPCRRKEVAERRQSRLERLSNLGPLTRLTFDNLEPEGRSTDPRRRERYARIVARARAYADVPEGWLLIAGPPGCGKTHLAAAIANIRLAEGEAVIFSVVPDLLDHLRAAFSPNSDIGYDELFESVREAPLLILDDLGTQSGTPWAQEKLFQLLNHRYNGRLPTIITTNLRPEELDERLQTRIMDVTLTNVAILDDWEASSLERLGGLSLQRLASMTFASFRPDGMGIEDHQRDLMRRVYKRTREFANEPVGWLVLLGLPGTGKTHLAAAIANERRAGGNTAYFITAPDLLDYLRSAYAPDSKVSYDKVFEAVRTAPLLVLDDLGAQSGTSWAQEKLFQLLNYRYNAELPTVITSNLTLKEQDPRIESRMLDPRLCDVWPLDVPPYRLDSGESGWRPAPTRPVRGRPPRGR
- a CDS encoding DnaD domain protein, giving the protein MELVPVPGAVFGTLLREIDDLAELKTLLHVLRLLHAQPRPPRFVRRAHLLTDSGLLQALGRERGRHGVNADATVSEALARAVARGTLLAVRVTDGTTEDECYLLNTRGNERIVQEIEDGERQLGELGPVPAPHEPADLSARATIYELYEQNIGLLTPLLAEELSEAAENYPAPWVEDAFREAVAQNKRSWRYVRRILETWASQGRGSSGTTSRRPSPPPDSSQYLEGRYGRLARR
- the dnaB gene encoding replicative DNA helicase, whose product is MERLRFDEQPERLPPHNVEAEEAILGSVLLDREVIGRVSSALEARDFYRERNGTIYEAMLALYERHEPVDYLTLIDELDRTQTLDQVGGVSYLTGLLGVVPTPIHAENYAKIVADNAFMRRLISAGGKIATIGFQNQFDTDTALEKSEQILFDVSNKRANRDFSSLSDILREYLEQLSLQSEGEGIKYGVPSGFVDLDKITAGGFQRSDLIILAARPAMGKTSLALGIAANAGLKFGAASAVFSLEMSGGQLAARLLATESGIETTRLRSGNLTEAESRKLGHALGVLAETQIYIDDTPGISVTSLRAKTRRLHAEVPLDLVIVDHLQLMTAGGSSGGGMNRVQEMSEISRQLKGLARELHVPVIALSQLSRAVEQRSPKIPILSDLRESGSIEQDADLVMFIYRDDYYNKESEKQGIAEIHVAKHRNGPTGQVSLLFNQRTTKFLDLEVYHE
- a CDS encoding 50S ribosomal protein L9, whose translation is MKVILSKDVAGTGKAGEVKDVADGYARNFLIPRKLAVPASEGALKGVEQKKASAQKKAAAEEAAARELADRLTQAPVVLTAKVGDQGRLYGSITSSDIADQLSAHLGQAIDKRKIELADPIRQLGTHEVTIRLHRAVSAVVKVDVQPAK